Below is a genomic region from Papilio machaon chromosome 19, ilPapMach1.1, whole genome shotgun sequence.
GGCGAAGGGAGACATGTTGcagatatgttttttaactgaatgattcaacaaaaaaatggtCTTTTTATACGTAAACCATTCTCTTACTGATCAAAACAATTtcgtcataaataaataaaaacgtgaGGCAATGATTCATTGTCATTTTgttatgaaatgttatttaaataaataattcaaaatagtaGAAGTCTACATTATTgcctattttttgttttatcgcAAAAACGTATTGAACACGTAcacgaatatttaaaaaagtccTACGAGGGTTTACACAATGGTCATAATTTCAATAGTTGTGCTTACACATAACTTCCAGTACTATAAATACCAAACTATCTCATTGATGTTTACACTTGTTTCTCATAAACACAATCAACATGTCTGCTAAAGCTATCGTTCTTTTCTGCGCCCAAGCACTCTTAGTCCAGGTGAGTTaaccaaaatattaaaattaaaaatgatttggtggtaacaaaaataaaatctaatttattaactCTCGTTGTTCTAGACTATCTCCGCATACTGCGGCGCTGGCTTGGGTTACGAAGCTCCTTTGATGGCCGCAGCTCCCTTCGGCGCCGCTACCTGGGCTGGTTATGGAGCCGGATGCGGATGCGGTCTAGCTGCCATCCCAACATCCAGCGGTGGTGGATTCCCCACTTCCAGTGCTTCCCCCATCCCACCCGTCGGTTTGTCCGTTCTGTCTGAGAACGAGATCGGAGGCATCTTAGCCGTCGGCGGAGAGCTTCCTTTCTTGGGTACCGTCGGTCTGGAGGGTGCGCTGCCTACTGCTGGTGCTGGTGCCGTCTCCTACGGCTGCGGCAACGGTGCCGTGGGCATGGTGAGCGAAGACATCGCTGCTCCCGCTTGGGGCTATCCCGCTGCCGCTGGTTTGGGCTACGGACCCGGTCTCGCTGCCGGAATCGGCTACGGTCCCGCTATCGCTGGACGTGCCTTCGGTGGATGTGGTTGCGGAATCTATTGATAGTTTCACTAAAAActccaaaaataattatataattcgCAATTattttggtgtattttttcttatttttcatAGAACTATTGGTAATTTTGATAGAAAAGCAGAAATTGTTTTATCCTGCAGTGAAAAActtgattaataatttgataagaTGGTGGagatatcattttataaagatgAAGAGGAacacaaacaaataatagCGTTGATGATATTAGAGTAGTTGTTACAAAAGCAGCTTTTAAGAGTTTCAGAAGTTTTaactattttctaaataattattaatattaagagcACACAGAATAACCCCGCAATTAATTAGCTTAACTTGCaataatttgcaattttatatttacacaccacaaaaataagttcttgatgtgtaattttaaattgaactaatttattaaatactgtgTGAAAATGTTTACGCTTTTGCAcgtatttaacttatttttattcgatttaataataaatatatcatttagTCATAAACAAGAAtactgtatttaaaacttattaaaaactattataatgGTGATTGCTAAGTTACTATGAACTCTGGTTCTACTTTCGATAGCTGCGTACATCAATGGATAGCTAGAATACGAAGAATGAGTAGATAGAACTGAATAAGAGTTACTATGGTGACAATGGAACACAATGATTCCGTATTTTTACACGAAACATTTTATTCCAAATCTGTGTCTATATCGCTGAAAAGTAAAGCTAGGCCTTTTTTTTGGTGTCGGGGGGGAAATCTTCGTAAGATACCCTGCCTTTAGGGGGAAAGACAAGGCCTACAAATCTCTCATGAACAGAAACGAAACCCTAAACATAGACAACTCTAAACATAGACAAGGAATACTTgtcgtaaattataaattgaatagggatttttttagttttcataCACCAGTTATTGATAATGATGAATTGTTGAATTTTTACGACAGCAAAAGTGTCATTCTAAATTTTCATACATAAATTGAACCgagaatttaaaaactaaaaatactttaaagatGAAATTGAAATCAccgaaataaaatgtatataaaaaataaacatgatcCTTACAAGATACGAAATAAAGcttaatttgtatttcaatatgttttattagaaaaatacataaggaagaagaaattataaaaacgtaTAAACATTACAATTGTTTTAAGCCAAATCGGTCAATATTTGAATCAATAACGGTAACCACCGCATCCGCAACCGCCGGCACATCTGCCTGTGATGGTAACAGAGCCGCCGGCTGGCACACGACCACCGAACTCAACAGCACCAATGATCGGCACTTGACCAGCGACCTCAGTTGTACCAGCGACCATCATTTCACCAGCCACGCCCACATTGCCCACACCCTCTCCACCATAAGCCTCACCACAACCGAGACCACCATACTCGAGACCGCCGTACCCGAGACCGCCGTATCCGAGACCTTCATATCCGAGACCGCCATATCCGAGACCGCCATACCCCAGACCGCCATACCCCAGACCGCCATACCCTAGACCGCCATACCCCAGACCGCCATACCCCAGACCGCCATACCCCAGACCAATACCAGCCCCATAGCCACAACCACGGCCTAGTACAGCGCTGTATGcattctgaaattaaaatataattaacataaaagatTCTTCCTAATCATCATTAACATATATGATAATTGATCTCAATAACGGAAACAAAGATAACTAAACGATAAAGGTATATTTAACCTAGGATAAAAGACATTacatataaagatttattgtATGTTAGAAGGTGAATAAAAGAAatggcaaaaaaaataatggtgaATCAAAACCTAGAATCTATGGTACTATTGACAtctaaattatgttttgattagttttaaaaagaattttcctagatttttacattaaatatacattatttctgaaatcaaattaataaaacaaaaaatacctGAACCAAGAGAACTTGGATGCAGACGAATACAAAAGTGAAGGTAGACATGTTTGTTAACCTCAGGAAGACGTTTTCGATTTAATTTTCAGTTCGCAGCTTCCTCTATTTATACttcttattttcattacaaacttttattatcTAACAACTGTTATAAACAGCCTATTGTTTGGATTTAGGGacccttaataaattattaaccttATTAGAATTGGtttatttggtatttttttatgatttttagcttattttataaacatgtaaATAATCACATTATTTTCGATTTTCTATAATTACGATTAGATAGTAACAAAGATTACTATGGCCAAGTGGATTTAAtagaaggtttttttttttttaattattaataacacatttaaatGCTCTGAAAGGCATGGGTACTAATTTTCTTTCGCAGCTTCGTAGCACCGTTCGTAGTATATTTCGTAGCTTATCTCGTAGCATACTCGTAGCAGACATTGTAGCTCTATCCGCAAACATGATAAAATTaggacattttattaattcaattgaatgataaataaaaggaTTATATAAGGctaatgtcaatttttttcttcttcaaaaTTGCGGAACCGTAGCAAGCCCTAAAATGAAAAGCATTGTAGTTACATTTCACAATCATACTGTGTTGAAAGACGTgacattcatatttttaattcaaggtTAGTTTTGAAACATAGTTATTTGAATTGTTTTGAATTGATaaaattcattgttttaataaaaaggaagTCTAGAAATATCGCGAGAAGACTccaattcaattatttaaatgcagCCGTCTTGTGTCGAAGTTTAACATAAGGAAAGAAGGAGATTGGAAATAATAGCTGTTTAGATCGACCATGCTACTTTGAATTCAGTTATCACATAAGATAAAGGTTACAGAGATTAGCAGACACTATAGTAatacattgaattttaatagacAAGTATTAAAAGATGCTTTGTAACCTTAAGAATCCTTCCTGAACTTAAGTATAAGaggaaatcaaaattaatatttatcagagaaaaaatcaaagaaatcCTGTCTGATAAGTCCTTGAATATCATAGCattaaagctaaaatataGTCAAGTACCTTTTGTCGCGAGGTTATACAGATAACAAAAGAATATGCCATGTCACGTATACATTTGCTGTGTTTACGTCTGTAGTTGTATTGTTTTCTTATCCGGTTGATATTTAagggtttttttttctaatttatataaatctgCTTCGTATAAAAGCTTCGTCATTTGTTTTTAGGATCATTCTAGATTCTATTCTCAAACGAAAATGGCAATCAAAGGATTCCTGATCGTTATTCTTCAAGTTGTCCTTATTCTCGaggtaaatttataaacaatttattttagttacaaCTTCTTTGACCTTGATTGGACCTTGAATAtatgtattcatttttaagAGATGTCCAAAGCATAGGAAAACTGCATTAAGATAGTTTTGCATATTAAACCGgttctaatttttaaatctaatctaTTCTTATCtaagttaattattgtaaaatttacctttatatgaaattcaacCTAGCAAGTAATTTATggtaatcttttttaaaaataatctgctGCTTTGCTAAGCTATTGATTATGTTGGTCGTTATTTTATGCGTATGAGTCTGTTTTAGTAACattctttatattaatagatggcgctagttGCCACATATTTCTGaatagtttttgtatttttcttaaatattacaatcaaATGGAATAAGACCAGGTCATAATTTCTGTCAGAATACATctattaattcttttttattattaggcaATTGCTGCTTTTCCATGCAGTCCCTGTGCTGACTTGCTAATAGCGGAAGAAGTGCCAAGTTCTTACGGTGGAGACTTCATTGTGACAACTGGTTCTCCTGTACCGCCAACCGGATTAACAGTATTGTCAGAGAATAGGTTCGAAGGTACATTGGCTGTGGAAGGAATATTACCCTTCGCGGGAACTGTTGGTCTTGAAGGTGAATTACCAACTGCGGGAAGAGGTACTGTTGCTTATGGATGTGGCAACGGCAATGTAGGAATTGTGGACGAGCTTGCTTCAATTGGAAACGCAAGACGTGGTGGTGCTCGCGGTTGTGGATGTCGaatttaagaagaaattatcaaataaacactttttttttattttattcctgttatttaattttgtataaaaatcagTTCTTACGATATTACTAAATTAGGAGTTTATTTGGTATTTacttaaatgaataataaaagtttaccAAGAGAATCAATCTAACAAATACATTCGGTTAAAAAAGACAATAGTAAAGCCAACTTATCATACTCTATGATTTGTGCGAAAAAAGCCTCTATGGCGCAGTTGTTAAGTCGTGCAGGTGTTAAATGCTTGACCGGGCCGCACCAAAATATACACATACAAACCCgccttttttcaattttcaaattgCACATCTTACGATGAAGTAAAACACCTGCctgcaaagaaattcaaagaacatgtgtttacataaataatccgCACTGTGCCAGCAGGTTAACTATGACCTAATCCACCCTTGTTT
It encodes:
- the LOC106715177 gene encoding chorion class B protein PC10, translating into MSAKAIVLFCAQALLVQTISAYCGAGLGYEAPLMAAAPFGAATWAGYGAGCGCGLAAIPTSSGGGFPTSSASPIPPVGLSVLSENEIGGILAVGGELPFLGTVGLEGALPTAGAGAVSYGCGNGAVGMVSEDIAAPAWGYPAAAGLGYGPGLAAGIGYGPAIAGRAFGGCGCGIY
- the LOC106715179 gene encoding chorion class A protein PC292; amino-acid sequence: MSTFTFVFVCIQVLLVQNAYSAVLGRGCGYGAGIGLGYGGLGYGGLGYGGLGYGGLGYGGLGYGGLGYGGLGYEGLGYGGLGYGGLEYGGLGCGEAYGGEGVGNVGVAGEMMVAGTTEVAGQVPIIGAVEFGGRVPAGGSVTITGRCAGGCGCGGYRY
- the LOC106715180 gene encoding chorion class B protein PC10 yields the protein MAIKGFLIVILQVVLILEAIAAFPCSPCADLLIAEEVPSSYGGDFIVTTGSPVPPTGLTVLSENRFEGTLAVEGILPFAGTVGLEGELPTAGRGTVAYGCGNGNVGIVDELASIGNARRGGARGCGCRI